CCACGTCGTAGCCGATGCGAGTGAAGAGCCCCTCGATGCGCTCCAGGGTGCGCGTCACCGGATGCAGGCCGCCGCTGGGCTGGCCGCGCCCGGGCAGGGTCACGTCGATGCGCTCGGCGGAGAGGCGTGCCTCCAGGGCCGCCTTCTCCAGGGCCGCACGGCGCCCCTCCAGCTCCTCGGCGAGCGCCTGCTTGGCCTGGTTGATGCGTTCACCGGCTGCCGGGCGCTCGGCGCCCGGCAGCTGGCCGAGCCCCTTGAGCAGCGCGGTGATCTCGCCCTTCTTGCCGAGGTAGCGCACGCGCAGCTCCTCCAGGGCCGGAATGGTCTCGGCGGCCTGGATCGCCTGGCGGGCCTCGGTGACCAGAGTGGGAAGGTGGTCCATCCGTTGCGCTCCGAATTCGAGTATCAGTCTTCAAGAAAAAGGGGAAGAGCGGCTGCTCTTCCCCCTGAACGTCAGCGTGCGCCCTGCCGTGGCAGGACACACGCGGATGACGCGGTCACTTACTGGGCAGCCTTGGCCTTCTCGACGATGGCAGCGAAGGCTGCCTTCTCGTGCACGGCCAGGTCCGCCAGGACCTTGCGGTCGATCTCGATACCGGCCTTCTTCAGGCCACCGACGAAGCGGCTGTAGGACAGGCCGTGCTGACGGGCACCGGCGTTGATACGCTGGATCCACAGGGCGCGGAACTGGCGCTTGCGCTGGCGGCGGTCGCGGTAGGCGTACTGGCCGGCCTTGATGACGGCCTGCTTGGCAACGCGGAACACTCGGCTACGGGCACCGTAGTAACCCTTGGCCTGCTTGAGAATCTTCTTGTGACGACGACGGGCGACAACGCCACGCTTGACACGAGTCATAGCTTACTCCTGACGAAAATAGGGTCTACCAAGGGTTACAGGTTGGGCAGCATCCGCTGGATCAGCGCCTTGTCGGCGTCGTGGATCTGCTTCATGCCGCGCAGCTGACGCTTACGCTTGGTGGACTTCTTGGTCAGGATGTGGCTACGAAACGACTGCTTGTGCTTGAAGCCGTTGGCCGTCTTCTTGAAGCGCTTGGCGGCGCCACTGTTGCTCTTGATCTTCGGCATGGAAGAACACTCCATTACGAGGTTTTTTTCAGAAAACCCGGGGCCGACGATGGGCTACCCCACCGCCCGTTGGACGGGCCGCCGGATCACTTCTTCTCTACTGCTGCTTACTGCTTCTTCTTGGGGGCAATGATCATGATCATCTGCCGCCCTTCCATCTTGGGGAAGGACTCCACGGTCCCGATCTCCTCGAGATCGGCGGCGATCCGTTCCATCAGCTTGCGGCCGAGGTCCTGGTGCGCCATCTCACGACCGCGGAAACGCAGCGTGACCTTGCCCTTGTCGCCACCTTCGAGGAAACGGATCAGGTTCTTAAGCTTGACCTGATAGTCGCCCTCGTCGGTGCCAGGCCGGAACTTGACTTCCTTGACCTGAATCTGCTTCGTCTTCTTCTTCTGAGCGGACTTCTGCTTTTTCTGCTCGAAGACGAACTTGCCGTAATCCATGATCTTGCAGACGATCGGATCGGCATTGGATATCTGTACGAGGTCGAGTCCCGAGGCTTCGGCGCGCTCCAGTGCTTCACTGGTGGGCACGACGCCCAGCTGCTCGCCGTCGGCATCGATCAGGCGAACCTGATCCTCGGTAATACGCTCGTTCATCGGGGGGCGCTTATCCTGGACGCGCCCTCTTGGGTTGCTTCGCTTGATCGCTCAGTCTCCTTAAGACGATTGACGATGTCGTCAGCCGAGTTCGGCGTTCAGACGCTCGATGAGGTCATCGACCCGCATGGTGCCTAGATCCTCGCCGGTGCGTGTGCGCACGGCCACCGAGTCGGCCTCGACTTCCTTATCCCCCACCACGAGGAGATAGGGAACTTTCTGCAACGTATGCTCGCGGATTTTAAAGCCGATCTTCTCGTTCCTCAAGTCCGCCTTGACGCGCAGGCCGATTTTCTGCAAACGCTTCTCGAGATCCAGCACGTAATCGCGCTGGGCATCGGTGATATTGAGGATCACCGCCTGCTGCGGCGCCAGCCACAGCGGCATGGCCCCGGCGTAGTGCTCGATGAGGATCCCAAGGAAGCGCTCGAAGGAGCCCAGGATCGCGCGGTGCAGCATCACCGGGGTCTTGCGGGCGCCGTCCTCGTCGACGAACTGGGCGCCGAGGCGACCCGGCAGGTTGAAATCGAGCTGCAGGGTGCCGCACTGCCAGACCCGATTGAGGCAGTCGCGCAGGGAGAACTCGATCTTGGGGCCGTAGAAGGCCCCCTCGCCCGGCTGCAGTTCCCACTGGAGTCCGGTGGAGTTGAGCGCCGCCTCGAGGCCCGCCTCGGCACGATCCCACATCTCCGGCTCACCGAGGAAGTCATCGGGACGGGTGGAGAGCTTGAGCTCCACGTCATCGAAGCCCAGCTCCTTGTAGACCTTCAGGGTCAGGGCGATGAAGTCCTCGGCCTCGGCCTGGATCTGCTTCTCGGTGCAGAAAATGTGGGCGTCGTCCTGGGTGAAGGCGCGCACGCGCATCAGGCCGTGCAGCGAACCGGAGGGCTCGTTGCGGTGGCAGCTGCCGAACTCGGCCAGGCGCAGCGGCAGGTCCCGGTAGCTCTTGAGGCCCTGGTTGAACACCTGCACGTGGCAGGGGCAGTTCATCGGCTTCACCGCGTAGTCGCGCTTCTCGGACTCGGTGGTGAACATCAGCTCGCTGTAGTGCCCCCAGTGGCCGGACTTCTTCCACAGCGAGAGATCCACCACCTGGGGCGTCTTGATCTCCTGGTAGCCGTTCTCGATCTGCACCCGGCGCATGTACTGCTCGAGCGCCTGGTACATGGTCCAGCCGTTGGGGTGCCAGAACACCATGCCCGGGGCCTCCTCCTGGAGGTGGAAGAGGTCCATCTTCCGGGCCAGCTTGCGATGGTCGCGCTTCTCGGCCTCCTCGAGGCGCTTGAGGTAGGCCTTGAGCTGCTTCTTGTCGGGCCAGGCGGTGCCGTAGATGCGAGTCAGCATCGGCTTGGTGGCATCGCCGCGCCAGTAGGCACCGGCCAGCTTGGTGAGCTTGAAGGCCTGCAGGTGCCGGGTGTTAGGCACATGGGGCCCCCGACACATGTCGGTGTACTCTTCGTGGTGATAGAGGCGGATGGTCTCGCCTTCCGGGATCTCGCGCACGATCTCCTGCTTGTAGGGCTCGTCGCGGTGCAGGAAGGCGAGCATGGCCTTATCACGATCGACGTATTCGCGGACCACGTCGTAGTCCTTGTCGATCAGCTGCTTCATGCGCTTCTCGATCGCCTCGAGGTCCTCGGGAGTCGCCGGGCGACCGAAGTCGATATCGTAGTAGAAGCCGTCGTCGATCACCGGACCGATCGCCATCTTCGCCTCAGGGAAGAGCTGCTTGACGGCGTGGCCGATCAGGTGGGCACAGGAGTGGCGGATCACCTCCAGCCCCTCGGCATCGCGAGCGGTGAGGATGGCCACTTCGGCGTCGTGCTCGATCAGGTCGGCGGTATCCACCGGCACACCGTCGATCTTGCCGGCCACGCAGGCCTTGGCAAGCCCGGGGCCGATCGCCTCGGCCAGCTGCATCACGGTGATCGGGGTATCGAAGGTTCTCTGACTGCCGTCGGGCAGGGTAACGATGGGCATGAAGGGGGTCCTTGTGCGCAGTGGTGGCCCATACGAGAGACCACGTGTCGCGGTAAACAGGGATGGAAAAGCGGCGACTACCTTACCAGAGTCGGTCACCGGGGCGCCACCGACCGCGACCGCCAGCCGGAACGAAGCAGGGGCGCCCGAAGGCGCCCCTGCCGGTCGGGCGATGACTCGCCCGGTTCACGACGGTCGATTACTGACGGTCGATCTCGACGCGACGGTTCAGGGCACGGCCCTCGTCGGTGTCGTTGCTCGCAACCGGACGCTCCAGACCGTAGCCCACGGCGATCATGCGGTCACCGGCGACGCCCTGGCTTTCCAGGTAGGTGCGCACGGAATTGGCACGACGCTCGGAGAGGCCCTGGTTGTACTGGGCGGAGCCGACGGAGTCGGTGTGACCCTCGATGCGAATGCGCACGTCGGTATGCTCGCGCAGACGACGGGCGACTTCGTCCAGGGTCGACTCGGCAGCGGGGGTCAGCGCATCGGAATCGAACGCGAAGTTGACCTCGCTGGAGAGGGTCACCGGCTCGAAGTCCGGCACGGGCTCGGGCTCAGGCTCGGGCTCAGGCATCGGCTCGGGCTCGGCCACCGGGGCCGGGGTGCGGTCGGCAC
The Halomonas alkalicola DNA segment above includes these coding regions:
- the rplT gene encoding 50S ribosomal protein L20, giving the protein MTRVKRGVVARRRHKKILKQAKGYYGARSRVFRVAKQAVIKAGQYAYRDRRQRKRQFRALWIQRINAGARQHGLSYSRFVGGLKKAGIEIDRKVLADLAVHEKAAFAAIVEKAKAAQ
- the rpmI gene encoding 50S ribosomal protein L35; protein product: MPKIKSNSGAAKRFKKTANGFKHKQSFRSHILTKKSTKRKRQLRGMKQIHDADKALIQRMLPNL
- the infC gene encoding translation initiation factor IF-3, with the protein product MKRSNPRGRVQDKRPPMNERITEDQVRLIDADGEQLGVVPTSEALERAEASGLDLVQISNADPIVCKIMDYGKFVFEQKKQKSAQKKKTKQIQVKEVKFRPGTDEGDYQVKLKNLIRFLEGGDKGKVTLRFRGREMAHQDLGRKLMERIAADLEEIGTVESFPKMEGRQMIMIIAPKKKQ
- the thrS gene encoding threonine--tRNA ligase; protein product: MPIVTLPDGSQRTFDTPITVMQLAEAIGPGLAKACVAGKIDGVPVDTADLIEHDAEVAILTARDAEGLEVIRHSCAHLIGHAVKQLFPEAKMAIGPVIDDGFYYDIDFGRPATPEDLEAIEKRMKQLIDKDYDVVREYVDRDKAMLAFLHRDEPYKQEIVREIPEGETIRLYHHEEYTDMCRGPHVPNTRHLQAFKLTKLAGAYWRGDATKPMLTRIYGTAWPDKKQLKAYLKRLEEAEKRDHRKLARKMDLFHLQEEAPGMVFWHPNGWTMYQALEQYMRRVQIENGYQEIKTPQVVDLSLWKKSGHWGHYSELMFTTESEKRDYAVKPMNCPCHVQVFNQGLKSYRDLPLRLAEFGSCHRNEPSGSLHGLMRVRAFTQDDAHIFCTEKQIQAEAEDFIALTLKVYKELGFDDVELKLSTRPDDFLGEPEMWDRAEAGLEAALNSTGLQWELQPGEGAFYGPKIEFSLRDCLNRVWQCGTLQLDFNLPGRLGAQFVDEDGARKTPVMLHRAILGSFERFLGILIEHYAGAMPLWLAPQQAVILNITDAQRDYVLDLEKRLQKIGLRVKADLRNEKIGFKIREHTLQKVPYLLVVGDKEVEADSVAVRTRTGEDLGTMRVDDLIERLNAELG
- a CDS encoding OmpA family protein yields the protein MKKSTTGLLLGSALVVGLAGCATPNTTPSSDRPWYQQPVTCGIAGSLIGGSIGYATSGSSDEEEGAATGAVAGAAIGALLCADRTPAPVAEPEPMPEPEPEPEPVPDFEPVTLSSEVNFAFDSDALTPAAESTLDEVARRLREHTDVRIRIEGHTDSVGSAQYNQGLSERRANSVRTYLESQGVAGDRMIAVGYGLERPVASNDTDEGRALNRRVEIDRQ